The Benincasa hispida cultivar B227 chromosome 11, ASM972705v1, whole genome shotgun sequence genome has a segment encoding these proteins:
- the LOC120090640 gene encoding uncharacterized mitochondrial protein AtMg00820-like, which translates to MLEEYEALIRNNTWSLTPLPQDRKVIGSKWVFKLKQTPSGEIARYKARLVAQGFNQDYSIDYFETFSPVVKPTTILLVLSIALSQNWIIRQLDVHNAFLNDDLSEESKYIHSLLEHIQLTDCKLIHSSMAVGISLSLTDGQSLDNPSEYRSLVGALQLYTDQTRHQLQCQ; encoded by the exons ATGCTTGAGGAATATGAAGCCCTCATCAGAAATAATACATGGTCCCTCACACCTCTGCCCCAGGATCGCAAGGTAATTGGCAGCAAATGGGTGTTCAAACTCAAACAAACTCCATCTGGTGAGATTGCTCGTTACAAGGCTCGTCTGGTTGCTCAAGGTTTCAACCAAGACTATAGCATCGATTACTTTGAGACCTTCAGTCCAGTTGTCAAGCCTACTACCATTCTACTTGTTCTGTCAATTGCTCTGTCTCAGAACTGGATCATTAGGCAACTTGACGTACACAATGCCTTCCTCAATGATGACTTATCTGAGGAA TCCAAGTACATCCACAGTCTTCTTGAACATATACAACTTACTGACTGCAAGCTAATTCACTCTTCAATGGCTGTTGGCATCTCGCTGTCCCTCACCGATGGTCAATCACTGGATAACCCCTCTGAATACAGAAGCCTAGTTGGTGCTCTCCAATTGTACACTGACCAGACCAGACATCAGCTTCAGTGTCAATAG